A stretch of Microcoleus sp. bin38.metabat.b11b12b14.051 DNA encodes these proteins:
- the gloB gene encoding hydroxyacylglutathione hydrolase has translation MQVYPIAVLSDNYIFLLHDPDRHTAAVVDPAQAEPVLQQVRSLGAELTAIFNTHHHSDHVGGNQELIDRFPQITVYGGAEDRGRIPGQQVFLQAGDRVNFADRTAEIFFIPGHTKAHIAYYFPPNNPGETGELFCGDTLFAGGCGRLFEGTPAQMVASLEQLRNLPDHTRVWCAHEYTLKNLQFAIGVDGDNPDLQRRLGEVKEARSRSQPTIPSSIGIEKSTNPFLRWDFPNLQSAANSHDPVQTFARLRGMKDRF, from the coding sequence ATGCAGGTTTATCCGATTGCGGTACTGTCGGACAATTACATTTTTTTGCTGCACGACCCCGATCGCCATACAGCAGCAGTCGTCGATCCAGCCCAAGCAGAACCCGTGTTGCAGCAAGTGCGATCGCTCGGAGCCGAATTAACCGCAATATTCAACACGCACCACCACAGCGATCACGTAGGTGGCAACCAGGAACTGATCGATCGCTTTCCCCAAATTACAGTTTACGGCGGCGCCGAAGACCGAGGCCGAATTCCCGGACAGCAAGTGTTTTTGCAAGCGGGCGATCGGGTTAATTTTGCCGATCGCACCGCCGAAATCTTCTTCATACCCGGCCACACAAAAGCTCACATAGCCTACTATTTCCCGCCCAACAACCCAGGGGAAACCGGCGAATTGTTCTGCGGCGACACTTTATTTGCTGGAGGCTGCGGCAGACTGTTTGAAGGCACTCCAGCTCAAATGGTAGCTTCCCTCGAACAACTGCGAAACTTGCCGGATCATACGAGAGTTTGGTGCGCTCACGAATATACACTGAAAAACTTGCAATTTGCGATCGGCGTAGATGGCGACAATCCTGATTTGCAGCGACGCTTGGGCGAAGTCAAAGAAGCTCGCAGTCGATCGCAACCTACAATACCATCATCGATCGGCATCGAAAAAAGCACAAACCCATTTTTGCGCTGGGATTTTCCCAACCTCCAATCAGCCGCCAACAGCCACGATCCCGTCCAAACCTTCGCTCGATTGCGCGGCATGAAAGATCGTTTTTGA
- the galE gene encoding UDP-glucose 4-epimerase GalE, which produces MSTNKPKILVTGGAGYIGSHAVLAMKNAGYGVVILDNLVYGHQDLVEQVLQVELVVGDTNDRTLLDKLFATQDIAAVMHFSAYAYVGESVTDPAKYYRNNVIGTITLLEAMIAARIKKFVFSSTCATYGVPQKIPLTEDHPQNPINPYGATKLMVERILSDFDTAYDFKSVCFRYFNAAGADPSGLLGEDHNPETHLIPLVLLAALGKRDSIAIFGTDYETPDGTCIRDYIHVNDLASAHILGLEYLLNGGKSDFFNLGNGGGFSVKEVIEMARQVTGKEIKAVECDSRPGDPPALVGSSKKAIETLGWHPEYPDIKDIITHAWQWHQKRHHS; this is translated from the coding sequence ATGAGTACAAACAAACCAAAAATTTTGGTAACAGGTGGAGCTGGATATATTGGCTCCCACGCAGTATTAGCCATGAAAAATGCGGGTTACGGCGTGGTAATTTTGGATAATTTAGTTTACGGACACCAAGACTTAGTAGAGCAGGTTTTGCAGGTGGAGTTGGTAGTTGGCGATACCAACGATCGCACTCTTTTAGACAAATTGTTTGCTACCCAGGACATTGCTGCGGTAATGCACTTTTCAGCCTACGCTTATGTAGGCGAATCTGTGACAGATCCAGCTAAATATTACCGCAACAATGTCATCGGCACGATTACACTTTTGGAAGCCATGATTGCGGCCCGAATCAAGAAATTTGTATTTTCTTCTACTTGCGCCACCTACGGCGTACCGCAGAAAATCCCGCTCACCGAAGACCACCCGCAAAATCCGATCAATCCCTACGGTGCTACTAAGTTAATGGTAGAACGAATCTTGTCGGATTTTGACACTGCATACGATTTCAAATCTGTCTGTTTCCGCTATTTTAACGCCGCGGGAGCAGATCCGAGCGGGTTGCTAGGAGAAGATCACAATCCCGAAACTCACCTGATTCCGCTGGTGTTGTTAGCTGCTTTGGGAAAACGAGATTCGATCGCAATTTTCGGCACCGATTACGAGACTCCTGACGGTACTTGCATTCGCGATTACATTCACGTCAACGATTTAGCATCTGCTCACATTTTGGGATTGGAATATTTGTTAAATGGCGGTAAGTCTGACTTCTTTAATTTGGGTAACGGCGGCGGGTTTTCGGTCAAAGAGGTGATTGAAATGGCGCGCCAAGTGACGGGAAAAGAGATAAAGGCTGTGGAGTGCGATAGCCGTCCGGGAGACCCGCCTGCTTTGGTTGGCAGCAGCAAAAAGGCGATCGAAACCTTGGGCTGGCATCCAGAATATCCCGACATTAAGGATATTATAACTCACGCTTGGCAGTGGCACCAAAAACGCCATCATTCTTAG
- a CDS encoding alpha-1,2-fucosyltransferase encodes MLIISAKSGQLGNRLLLFANFIAWAIEHDLTVINPAFEEYAEFFAGTAGNFLCCYPPLKFTTPTNKFIRSQYYKFIKYLSTKQVLATQEITREKPFSWSAYHERQPIKHGSNVCFQGWLFRDGWFVEDTPKLRKYADSIRAYFTPLKRYTVNPERLISTIKDSADMIVGIHVRQGDYAQHQNGRYFYEIAQYIEVMNAVVNLFAGKTLKFLICSNLPQAPNVFKSFDCVFGSGDLIEDIYALSQCYYIVGPPSSYSMWAAFYGGKPLYMIRDVGKSVNLKDFVHFYDWQGIFNYRDNWNDSFWDWTH; translated from the coding sequence ATGTTGATAATATCTGCTAAATCGGGACAACTAGGCAACAGACTGCTGCTGTTTGCGAATTTCATTGCTTGGGCGATCGAACACGATTTGACTGTGATCAATCCGGCTTTTGAAGAATATGCAGAATTTTTTGCCGGAACGGCGGGGAATTTTTTGTGCTGTTATCCTCCTCTCAAGTTTACCACGCCTACCAACAAATTTATCAGAAGTCAATATTATAAATTTATCAAATATTTAAGCACCAAGCAAGTATTAGCAACCCAAGAAATTACCAGAGAAAAACCTTTTAGTTGGAGCGCATATCACGAACGACAACCCATCAAACACGGTTCAAACGTTTGTTTTCAAGGCTGGCTGTTTCGAGATGGCTGGTTTGTAGAAGATACGCCCAAGTTGCGAAAGTACGCCGACTCGATTAGAGCCTACTTTACGCCATTAAAACGATATACTGTCAATCCAGAGCGTCTAATTTCCACCATCAAAGACAGCGCCGATATGATTGTCGGAATTCACGTCCGTCAAGGAGATTACGCGCAGCACCAAAATGGCAGGTACTTTTATGAGATCGCTCAATATATCGAAGTCATGAATGCAGTGGTAAATCTATTTGCGGGAAAAACCCTTAAATTTTTAATTTGCTCAAATCTCCCGCAAGCACCGAATGTATTTAAAAGTTTTGACTGTGTTTTTGGCAGCGGTGATTTAATCGAAGATATCTATGCTTTATCTCAGTGCTACTATATTGTCGGGCCGCCTAGTAGTTATAGTATGTGGGCTGCTTTTTACGGTGGAAAACCTCTGTACATGATTAGAGATGTTGGTAAATCAGTTAATCTCAAAGATTTTGTACATTTTTATGATTGGCAAGGAATCTTTAATTATCGAGATAACTGGAACGATAGTTTCTGGGATTGGACACACTGA
- a CDS encoding beta-1,6-N-acetylglucosaminyltransferase: protein MKISYFIQTHQNPQQIYRLIRTIKKSSPHAQILINHNFHRCDLDLTPLQDLSDIHLLENQEYLIRADFSCQVQPYLNAINWLFANNSDFDWLINLTGQDYPTQPLSKTEDFLAQTDADGFIRYWDVLAEGIPWDRDKGCKRYYCRYWRIPGRWSYRFLKEFQQLRAVKTLTPLQFYLTYGPLVGIPRRSTLFSDRFICYGGWAWYTLSRKCVKYIKDFVNARPDFVDYYQKTVVPEESFVQTILVNNPNLNLVNDDKRYIDYTHAVAGSPRTLTVQDYATITNGNFHFARKFDTTQDGQILDKLDSLILN, encoded by the coding sequence GTGAAAATTTCCTATTTTATCCAAACTCATCAAAATCCCCAACAAATTTATCGCCTGATTCGTACCATCAAAAAATCTAGCCCTCACGCTCAAATTCTGATCAATCACAACTTTCACAGGTGCGATTTAGACTTAACTCCGCTGCAAGATTTATCAGATATTCATTTATTGGAAAATCAAGAATATTTAATTCGCGCTGATTTTTCTTGTCAAGTTCAACCCTATTTAAACGCTATCAACTGGTTATTTGCAAATAACTCGGATTTTGACTGGCTGATTAATTTGACTGGCCAAGATTATCCGACTCAACCGCTATCAAAAACTGAGGATTTTCTCGCGCAAACCGACGCCGACGGTTTTATTCGGTATTGGGATGTTTTGGCTGAGGGAATACCTTGGGATCGAGACAAGGGATGCAAGCGATATTATTGTCGTTACTGGCGAATTCCCGGGCGCTGGAGTTACAGATTTTTGAAAGAGTTTCAGCAGTTGCGGGCGGTGAAAACATTGACGCCCCTGCAATTTTACCTGACTTACGGCCCGCTGGTGGGTATACCGCGCCGATCGACCTTATTTAGCGATCGATTTATTTGCTACGGCGGTTGGGCATGGTATACTCTTTCTCGAAAATGCGTCAAATATATCAAAGATTTTGTGAACGCTCGCCCAGATTTTGTAGATTACTACCAAAAAACTGTAGTACCTGAAGAGTCTTTCGTTCAGACAATCTTGGTCAACAATCCCAACTTAAATCTGGTGAATGACGACAAACGCTATATTGATTATACCCACGCCGTCGCAGGTTCGCCCCGAACGCTGACTGTGCAAGATTATGCAACAATTACTAACGGCAATTTTCACTTTGCGCGCAAATTTGACACCACACAAGATGGGCAAATTCTTGACAAACTAGATTCCTTAATTTTAAATTAA
- a CDS encoding class I SAM-dependent methyltransferase, with protein MQHYTKELYHYLQKTAQESAKEIIPILWEFVQPKRVIDVGCGTGTWLSVFQEYGVKDILGIDGDWVDPKMLEIPETNFLVLDISQPLPVEQQFDLVVSLEVAEHLPPECAAVFVESLVKLGSVILFSAAVPFQGGTNHLNEQWPEYWAKLFASQGYVAIDCVRNKIWQNDRVKWYYAQNLLIFANVEYLTANPVLQKEADRTNIFQLSLIHPQLYLRTASEAIKLRQEIKDALALKDPRISLKKVLFALLPLTMYRLSRKIKQIFSKKITK; from the coding sequence GTGCAACACTATACCAAAGAACTATATCACTACCTGCAAAAAACCGCACAAGAATCAGCAAAAGAAATCATCCCCATCCTGTGGGAATTCGTACAGCCCAAGCGAGTAATTGATGTCGGCTGCGGTACGGGGACTTGGCTGTCCGTTTTCCAAGAATACGGCGTTAAAGATATATTAGGAATTGACGGCGATTGGGTAGACCCAAAAATGCTAGAAATCCCTGAAACCAACTTTTTAGTATTAGATATAAGCCAACCTTTACCCGTCGAACAACAATTTGACTTAGTAGTTTCTTTAGAAGTAGCAGAACACTTGCCCCCTGAGTGTGCCGCAGTATTTGTAGAGTCTTTAGTCAAGCTCGGATCGGTGATTTTATTCTCAGCCGCAGTACCATTTCAAGGAGGAACAAATCACCTTAACGAACAGTGGCCCGAGTATTGGGCAAAACTATTTGCATCCCAAGGATATGTAGCGATTGACTGCGTGAGAAATAAAATATGGCAAAACGATCGAGTAAAATGGTACTACGCCCAAAATCTACTTATATTTGCCAATGTTGAATATCTGACCGCCAATCCAGTATTGCAAAAAGAGGCAGACCGAACTAACATTTTTCAACTTTCCTTAATTCATCCGCAGCTTTATTTACGAACAGCATCCGAAGCCATCAAATTAAGACAAGAAATCAAAGATGCTTTAGCCTTAAAAGATCCGAGGATTTCCCTAAAAAAAGTATTATTTGCATTGCTACCCTTGACAATGTATCGGTTAAGCAGGAAAATAAAGCAAATTTTTTCAAAAAAAATTACCAAATGA
- a CDS encoding glycosyltransferase family 4 protein yields the protein MKVSLVVSDLSGGGAIRAFLLAQVLIELKCDVEVIGFQFGKELYAIPPRGIPVCAIPGKNYPGFLVDAQKVLQKIDGDIIYAVKPKPTSFGLSLLKKIETRRPVILDIDDWELSWFGGDEWKYRPSFKQLYRDIFKQHGELREPDHPLYIQWMESLISRADAVTVDTEFLKQRFGGVYLPNGKDTEMFDPAKYNPELSRERYGLSGYRVLMFPGAPRAHKGVEDVLMALEQLNEPDLKLAIVGGSPYDDYDDRLMQQWGHWIVKLPKFPVETMPSVVAAAHIVVVPQRDTLTAVAQFPLKLTDGMAMAKPVLSARVGDIPAILGGTGYLVEPSSPAQISQKIQWIFQNLTAANLQGIKARERCVKKYSIQAMAPILSDIIAGISR from the coding sequence ATGAAAGTTTCATTAGTAGTAAGCGATTTGTCCGGAGGAGGTGCAATTCGTGCTTTTCTCCTAGCTCAAGTTTTGATCGAGCTTAAATGTGATGTAGAAGTTATAGGATTTCAGTTTGGCAAGGAATTGTATGCTATACCTCCGAGAGGCATCCCAGTATGTGCGATCCCGGGTAAAAACTATCCGGGTTTTTTGGTGGATGCTCAAAAAGTTTTGCAAAAAATAGATGGGGATATTATTTATGCGGTGAAACCTAAACCTACAAGCTTTGGTTTATCGCTGCTCAAAAAAATCGAGACACGCCGCCCTGTCATTTTAGATATAGATGACTGGGAGCTTAGCTGGTTCGGCGGTGACGAATGGAAATATCGCCCTTCTTTTAAACAACTTTATCGAGATATTTTCAAGCAACACGGTGAGTTGCGAGAACCGGATCATCCGCTGTACATCCAGTGGATGGAAAGTTTAATTTCCCGTGCTGATGCTGTCACCGTCGATACTGAGTTTTTAAAACAGCGTTTTGGTGGTGTATATTTGCCTAATGGCAAGGATACTGAAATGTTCGACCCGGCTAAATACAATCCTGAATTGAGCAGAGAGCGTTACGGCTTGTCCGGCTATAGAGTTCTGATGTTTCCCGGTGCGCCCCGAGCTCACAAAGGTGTTGAGGATGTTTTGATGGCCCTCGAACAGTTAAATGAGCCAGATTTGAAATTAGCGATCGTCGGGGGAAGTCCTTATGATGATTATGATGATAGACTTATGCAACAATGGGGGCATTGGATTGTTAAACTGCCGAAGTTTCCTGTGGAAACGATGCCGTCAGTTGTGGCGGCGGCTCACATTGTGGTTGTTCCTCAGCGAGACACTCTGACAGCGGTGGCTCAGTTTCCGCTCAAGCTGACAGATGGCATGGCAATGGCTAAGCCTGTTTTGTCGGCGCGCGTGGGAGATATTCCTGCAATTTTAGGCGGAACTGGTTATTTAGTCGAGCCGAGTTCTCCAGCTCAAATTTCCCAAAAAATTCAATGGATATTTCAAAATTTGACAGCCGCGAATTTGCAAGGAATCAAAGCTCGGGAAAGATGCGTGAAAAAATATAGCATTCAAGCAATGGCACCGATACTTTCAGATATAATTGCAGGTATCTCTAGGTGA
- a CDS encoding ABC transporter ATP-binding protein, whose amino-acid sequence MSANKLLLKFARRYPGRILLTVMLGFSGALFSGISTTLIVPVLLSFLGEAIELRGAPPLIKSLMYPFQGMPETQRLMLMTGAILLAIFLKNVASYINTLVATSLTRSLTFDLREAGLRLLLEVDLDFYSKTKVGDLINRLGGEIGRTASAVGTAIAMFTTSITVLVFVGLLLSISWKLTLTSTVLLALVAWTNQYIINRSKHFGHLLSEMSKDYSVRVLETMTGIRLVKSTGNEEREYQRIKNLIQKREEADFQAQVNYAAIAPINEVVNLIVIILIVFMGRTIFSNEIESISTVLLTYLLVLFRLIPFISQLNSGRSQFANTSASVEVVNDFLSCDDKPFMLNGSVPYTHLQSGIHFNNISFNYPNHKNLVLQGIDLFLPHGTTLALVGNSGSGKSTLADLLPRFYDPTQGHISIDGRDLREFELKSLRQAMGIVSQDTFLFNTSVRENIAYARPQATEEEIVEAAKGANAYEFIQLLPEGLDTQIGDRGVILSGGQRQRISIARALLQNPEILILDEATSSLDTVSERYVQGAIEKLSCDRTTLVIAHRLSTVQKADKIAVIERGQVVEIGSHEELLAKGGYYTRLYSMQFAEETARDEALIRGSYEIRTRLTPMIAYLKLLVDEMVDSPEERDELIRESYHSAANIFTTLEFIENTIKRQAVKK is encoded by the coding sequence ATGTCTGCCAATAAGCTACTCCTAAAATTTGCCAGACGATATCCGGGCAGGATTCTGTTAACTGTGATGCTGGGCTTTTCTGGGGCTTTATTCAGCGGTATCAGCACTACTCTGATTGTACCAGTGCTTTTAAGTTTTTTGGGAGAAGCTATCGAGCTGCGCGGCGCTCCACCTCTGATTAAAAGTTTGATGTATCCCTTTCAGGGAATGCCTGAAACTCAACGTTTAATGTTGATGACCGGGGCGATTCTTCTGGCAATTTTTTTGAAAAATGTTGCTAGTTATATCAATACTTTAGTAGCCACATCTCTGACGCGCTCTCTGACTTTTGATTTGCGAGAAGCAGGTTTGCGGTTGTTGCTAGAAGTAGATTTAGACTTTTATTCTAAAACTAAAGTTGGGGATTTAATTAATCGGTTGGGCGGAGAGATTGGCAGGACTGCGAGTGCGGTTGGCACGGCTATCGCCATGTTTACTACCTCAATTACCGTTTTGGTGTTTGTGGGTTTGCTACTTTCTATTTCTTGGAAACTGACGCTGACATCTACCGTTTTGCTGGCGTTAGTTGCTTGGACAAATCAATATATTATTAACCGTTCCAAGCATTTTGGCCACCTGCTTTCTGAAATGTCGAAAGATTATTCGGTTAGGGTTCTCGAAACTATGACGGGCATTCGGTTGGTCAAGTCAACGGGAAACGAGGAAAGAGAGTATCAACGGATTAAGAATTTAATTCAAAAGCGAGAAGAAGCTGATTTTCAGGCTCAGGTAAATTATGCGGCGATCGCCCCGATTAACGAAGTTGTTAATTTGATTGTGATTATTTTGATCGTGTTTATGGGGCGCACCATTTTTTCCAATGAAATAGAGTCGATTTCTACGGTATTGTTGACTTATTTATTGGTACTTTTTAGATTGATTCCTTTTATTTCTCAGTTGAATAGCGGGCGGAGTCAATTTGCTAATACTTCGGCGAGCGTCGAGGTGGTAAATGATTTTTTGAGCTGCGATGACAAGCCGTTTATGCTGAACGGTTCAGTGCCTTACACTCATTTGCAATCGGGAATTCATTTTAATAATATATCTTTTAATTATCCGAATCACAAAAATTTGGTGTTGCAAGGAATTGATTTATTTCTCCCTCACGGTACTACTTTGGCTTTGGTAGGAAATTCTGGTTCTGGTAAGTCAACTTTGGCAGATTTGCTGCCGAGATTTTACGATCCTACTCAAGGTCATATCTCGATAGATGGCAGGGATTTGCGCGAATTTGAGCTAAAAAGTCTCAGACAAGCGATGGGTATTGTTAGCCAAGATACGTTTTTGTTTAATACTTCAGTGCGCGAAAATATTGCTTACGCTAGGCCGCAAGCGACGGAAGAAGAAATTGTGGAAGCGGCGAAGGGAGCTAATGCTTATGAGTTTATCCAACTATTACCGGAGGGGCTGGATACTCAAATTGGCGATCGCGGTGTGATACTATCGGGAGGGCAGCGTCAAAGAATTTCCATTGCCAGAGCTTTGCTGCAAAACCCGGAAATCTTAATTTTAGATGAGGCTACGAGTTCCCTAGATACGGTTTCGGAAAGGTACGTGCAAGGGGCGATCGAGAAACTGAGTTGCGATCGCACAACCCTAGTAATCGCCCACCGCCTCTCCACAGTCCAAAAAGCTGACAAAATAGCCGTGATCGAGCGCGGACAAGTAGTAGAAATTGGCTCCCACGAAGAATTGCTAGCCAAAGGAGGTTACTACACCCGCTTGTACTCTATGCAATTTGCCGAAGAAACCGCCCGCGATGAAGCTCTGATTAGAGGTTCTTACGAAATCCGCACTCGCCTGACTCCAATGATAGCTTACCTAAAATTGCTAGTCGATGAAATGGTAGATTCCCCCGAAGAAAGAGACGAGTTAATCAGAGAATCCTATCACTCTGCTGCTAATATCTTCACTACTTTAGAATTTATAGAAAATACGATCAAGCGTCAGGCTGTTAAAAAGTAG
- a CDS encoding glycosyltransferase family 4 protein produces MSEKSMSQYYVFFTRNILPQPNVASLVQVAHSANAAANLGYPAVLVYLRKGWSALNPVDLIFPFQPRKPDDKLAKIYNLQGQLKVADLPLPWPIDFGNSKWTNPSTIVSKYYLPIHLLKSTKIVHSRDWNFVKAAIKNGIPAIYEQHHHEDKQFEPEIVRDPLFQIAVTVADTVRQSTIENGMPPEKVITLHNGFNQLFLARQTASAENWRQQLLAGERHYLAVYAGGLYPFKGVDMLVDVARELPEVQFAIAGGDSSQVTAYQQLAKDKQVNNINFLGYLPQNQLASLLQAADVLTHPHCLTKAATFTSPLKFFDYMASGSAIVATEIASLMEFKSGNIAAIWCEPDNPHKFAQSIRDSLAKYPRRSEGYAETLNFVKQFSWENRIQKILSYVDDSVVGCVSTQAINN; encoded by the coding sequence ATGAGTGAGAAATCCATGTCTCAATATTATGTATTTTTTACCAGAAATATTTTACCGCAACCGAATGTAGCCAGCTTAGTTCAAGTTGCACACTCTGCCAACGCCGCAGCAAATCTCGGTTATCCAGCAGTTTTGGTATACCTCCGCAAAGGTTGGAGTGCTTTAAATCCCGTTGATTTGATATTTCCTTTTCAACCGCGAAAACCCGACGACAAACTTGCCAAAATTTACAATCTTCAAGGACAGCTAAAAGTAGCAGATTTACCTTTACCGTGGCCCATCGATTTTGGCAACAGCAAGTGGACGAATCCGAGTACAATAGTTTCAAAATACTATTTACCAATTCACCTGCTGAAATCCACTAAAATCGTCCACAGCCGCGACTGGAACTTTGTCAAAGCTGCGATTAAAAACGGAATTCCCGCTATCTACGAACAACACCACCATGAAGATAAGCAGTTTGAGCCGGAAATTGTGCGCGATCCTTTATTTCAAATTGCTGTTACCGTCGCCGATACTGTCCGACAAAGCACGATCGAGAATGGGATGCCGCCCGAAAAAGTAATTACGCTGCATAACGGTTTTAATCAGTTGTTTCTCGCCAGACAAACAGCATCAGCCGAGAATTGGCGGCAGCAATTATTAGCAGGTGAAAGGCACTACTTAGCCGTTTACGCGGGCGGGCTGTACCCGTTTAAAGGTGTGGATATGCTGGTGGATGTAGCGCGGGAGTTGCCGGAAGTTCAATTTGCGATCGCCGGTGGGGACTCATCCCAAGTAACAGCCTACCAGCAGTTAGCCAAAGACAAGCAAGTTAACAACATAAATTTTCTCGGCTACCTGCCTCAAAATCAACTAGCCAGCTTGTTGCAAGCAGCCGACGTGTTGACTCACCCTCACTGTCTGACAAAAGCCGCGACATTCACATCTCCTTTGAAGTTCTTTGATTATATGGCGTCGGGTAGCGCGATCGTCGCCACAGAGATTGCATCTTTAATGGAATTTAAATCGGGAAATATAGCAGCAATTTGGTGCGAGCCAGATAACCCGCACAAGTTCGCGCAAAGCATCCGAGATAGTTTAGCGAAATATCCGAGGAGAAGCGAAGGTTATGCAGAAACATTAAATTTTGTCAAGCAGTTTTCCTGGGAAAATAGAATACAGAAAATTTTGAGTTATGTGGATGACTCAGTTGTAGGGTGCGTCAGTACGCAGGCGATAAACAATTGA
- a CDS encoding glycosyltransferase family 10, producing the protein MNPKIIGTITTYPAMNQSDWLWQQTPHNFGKWGNIQMLANHPEPDFLLMYQFDFPRSPKNQSWLDKIRQYKHRHQKNDIREQFRNVPKERIIYLIREPPLAEVIEITKANYEQAKFHCGYISGPDDFAPKPDYMPAIWYHSNSFRELNEMPPPNKTKSCSWITSGVSRTANHRRRLDFIKLLQEAELDFDLYGRNLPTWALGNGTVNNKWHAVAPYYYNLAVENYAENDWYVSEKLWDALLAWNLPIYYGGAAADKLLPAGSFLRLPSLDEKGVEFIKEVTATPDYWQEAREKIAEARQIILHELNLLNWLSNFTS; encoded by the coding sequence ATGAACCCCAAAATAATCGGCACAATCACCACTTACCCAGCCATGAACCAAAGCGATTGGCTGTGGCAACAAACACCTCACAACTTCGGCAAATGGGGCAACATTCAAATGCTCGCCAACCATCCAGAACCAGACTTTTTGCTGATGTATCAATTCGACTTTCCCCGATCGCCCAAAAATCAGTCCTGGCTCGATAAAATACGCCAATACAAGCATCGACACCAAAAAAATGACATTCGAGAGCAATTTCGCAACGTTCCCAAAGAACGCATTATTTACCTAATTAGAGAGCCGCCTTTAGCAGAAGTAATTGAGATTACTAAAGCCAACTACGAACAAGCAAAATTTCATTGTGGTTACATTTCCGGCCCCGACGACTTCGCACCAAAACCCGATTATATGCCCGCGATTTGGTATCACTCTAACTCATTTCGAGAACTTAATGAAATGCCACCACCAAATAAGACTAAATCCTGTTCTTGGATAACTTCAGGCGTCAGCCGCACCGCCAACCACCGACGTAGATTAGATTTTATCAAATTGCTGCAAGAAGCAGAATTAGACTTTGACCTTTACGGGCGCAACTTGCCAACTTGGGCCCTGGGAAACGGCACGGTTAACAATAAATGGCACGCTGTCGCGCCTTATTATTACAATTTGGCTGTGGAGAATTATGCAGAAAATGATTGGTATGTCAGCGAGAAACTTTGGGATGCTTTGTTAGCTTGGAATTTGCCGATTTATTACGGCGGGGCGGCGGCGGATAAGTTATTGCCGGCAGGAAGTTTTTTGCGGCTTCCCAGTTTGGACGAGAAGGGAGTAGAATTTATTAAAGAGGTGACTGCGACGCCCGATTATTGGCAGGAAGCGAGGGAGAAAATTGCTGAAGCGAGACAAATCATTCTCCACGAATTAAACTTGCTGAATTGGCTGTCTAATTTTACATCTTAG